One part of the Glycine soja cultivar W05 chromosome 11, ASM419377v2, whole genome shotgun sequence genome encodes these proteins:
- the LOC114375852 gene encoding protein ANTI-SILENCING 1-like isoform X2 has translation MSHSRPPPSEANVGKMIDFKWGDKRGVGGKNKDIQYYESFVYEGVEYFLYDCVYLYTAGHVETSIGKLVKIFETRNRQKMIKLVWFFRPFDIRNWLGQYKPCWNELFLASGEGKGVSNFNYLESIIRKCSVICTSKDKRNPKPSEIELKKADYFFNCTFDVVRGVIIDQFTNEIDGIRVERFFNRNGDEKTSNHLHVGTDIRPKIVIKTRTNPCTISHCQVNDKAKVRTYENVLPKQSSDSYTYKKRKIVEEKPTIGQISKTPKEQEIDEKKAELRQDERVKTNKKVIDVIERPDAEKRRWFKKMPWDERLQTAQKMGTLVLLNNLDPSYTSFEVEDLVWCALKARVEARMIEWSPGSSKYYGRALVIFKTKDAAESAIYQLNKRCLVLGEGRIVSAIKGTLREPGKKKRFTGHLVLDRAAHQRQHQEMRNAVSTSHCSQPNTIEYGMATEWILHYEKSNACWNALYEVEHETNEGDTRCEEQA, from the exons ATGTCACACTCACGCCCACCACCATCAGAGGCAAATGTTGGAAAAATGATTGATTTCAAGTGGGGCGATAAGAGAGGTGTTGGTGGGAAAAATAAAGACATCCAGTACTATGAGTCCTTTGTTTACGAGGGTGTGGAGTATTTTCTGTATGATTGTGTTTACTTGTACACTGCCGGCCATGTTGAAACTTCCATTGGCAAGCTTGTCAAGATATTCGAGACACGAAATCGTCAAAAGATGATCAAACTTGTCTGGTTTTTCCGGCCCTTCGATATTCGTAATTGGCTCGGACAATATAAGCCGTGTTGGAATGAGTTGTTCTTGGCATCTGGTGAGGGCAAAGGTGTTTCCAATTTCAATTACCTG gAATCAATTATTCGAAAATGCAGTGTTATTTGCACTTCAAAGGACAAGAGAAATCCTAAGCCATCAGAAATAGAGTTAAAGAAAGCAGACTACTTTTTCAATTGCACTTTCGATGTTGTAAGGGGTGTAATCATTGATCAATTTACTAATGAGATTGATGGAATTAGAG TGGAGCGGTTCTTTAACAGGAATGGGGATGAAAAAACCAGTAACCATCTGCATGTTGGGACAGATATAAGACCCAAAATTGTGATTAAGACTAGGACTAATCCTTGTACTATCTCACATTGTCAAGTTAATGATAAAGCTAAagttaggacttatgagaatgTTTTGCCAAAGCAATCATCAGATTCTTATACAtataaaaagaggaagattgtaGAAGAGAAGCCAACCATTGGCCAAATTAGCAAAACCCCTAAGGAACAGGAAATTGATGAGAAGAAGGCAGAACTCAGACAGGATGAAAGagtcaaaacaaataaaaaagttattgatgtaattgaaaGGCCAGATGCA GAAAAAAGAAGGTGGTTTAAGAAAATG CCTTGGGATGAAAGACTGCAGACAGCTCAAAAGATGGGTACCTTGGTTTTACTGAATAATCTAGATCCATCCTACACGTCATTTGAAGTAGAG GATCTTGTTTGGTGTGCTCTCAAAGCAAGGGTTGAGGCAAGGATGATAGAATGGAGCCCAGGTTCCAGTAAATACTATG GTAGagcattagttatttttaagaCAAAAGATGCAGCTGAATCTGCAATATATCAGTTGAACAAGAGATGCCTTGTTCTTGGAGAAGGGAG GATTGTCAGTGCCATCAAGGGAACTCTACGTGAGCCTGGCAAGAAAAAAAGATTCACTGGCCATTTGGTCCTTGACAGAGCTGCGCATCAAAGGCAACACCAAGAGATG aGAAATGCAGTATCAACATCACATTGCTCCCAACCCAATACAATTGAGTACGGGATGGCCACTGAATGGATACTGCATTATGAGAAGTCCAATGCATGCTGGAATGCACTATATGAGGTGGAGCatg AAACAAATGAAGGAGATACAAGATGTGAGGAGCAAGCTTAA
- the LOC114375852 gene encoding protein ANTI-SILENCING 1-like isoform X1 has translation MSHSRPPPSEANVGKMIDFKWGDKRGVGGKNKDIQYYESFVYEGVEYFLYDCVYLYTAGHVETSIGKLVKIFETRNRQKMIKLVWFFRPFDIRNWLGQYKPCWNELFLASGEGKGVSNFNYLESIIRKCSVICTSKDKRNPKPSEIELKKADYFFNCTFDVVRGVIIDQFTNEIDGIRVERFFNRNGDEKTSNHLHVGTDIRPKIVIKTRTNPCTISHCQVNDKAKVRTYENVLPKQSSDSYTYKKRKIVEEKPTIGQISKTPKEQEIDEKKAELRQDERVKTNKKVIDVIERPDAEKRRWFKKMPWDERLQTAQKMGTLVLLNNLDPSYTSFEVEDLVWCALKARVEARMIEWSPGSSKYYGRALVIFKTKDAAESAIYQLNKRCLVLGEGRIVSAIKGTLREPGKKKRFTGHLVLDRAAHQRQHQEMRNAVSTSHCSQPNTIEYGMATEWILHYEKSNACWNALYEKQMKEIQDVRSKLKMDRIFSVESLSNPT, from the exons ATGTCACACTCACGCCCACCACCATCAGAGGCAAATGTTGGAAAAATGATTGATTTCAAGTGGGGCGATAAGAGAGGTGTTGGTGGGAAAAATAAAGACATCCAGTACTATGAGTCCTTTGTTTACGAGGGTGTGGAGTATTTTCTGTATGATTGTGTTTACTTGTACACTGCCGGCCATGTTGAAACTTCCATTGGCAAGCTTGTCAAGATATTCGAGACACGAAATCGTCAAAAGATGATCAAACTTGTCTGGTTTTTCCGGCCCTTCGATATTCGTAATTGGCTCGGACAATATAAGCCGTGTTGGAATGAGTTGTTCTTGGCATCTGGTGAGGGCAAAGGTGTTTCCAATTTCAATTACCTG gAATCAATTATTCGAAAATGCAGTGTTATTTGCACTTCAAAGGACAAGAGAAATCCTAAGCCATCAGAAATAGAGTTAAAGAAAGCAGACTACTTTTTCAATTGCACTTTCGATGTTGTAAGGGGTGTAATCATTGATCAATTTACTAATGAGATTGATGGAATTAGAG TGGAGCGGTTCTTTAACAGGAATGGGGATGAAAAAACCAGTAACCATCTGCATGTTGGGACAGATATAAGACCCAAAATTGTGATTAAGACTAGGACTAATCCTTGTACTATCTCACATTGTCAAGTTAATGATAAAGCTAAagttaggacttatgagaatgTTTTGCCAAAGCAATCATCAGATTCTTATACAtataaaaagaggaagattgtaGAAGAGAAGCCAACCATTGGCCAAATTAGCAAAACCCCTAAGGAACAGGAAATTGATGAGAAGAAGGCAGAACTCAGACAGGATGAAAGagtcaaaacaaataaaaaagttattgatgtaattgaaaGGCCAGATGCA GAAAAAAGAAGGTGGTTTAAGAAAATG CCTTGGGATGAAAGACTGCAGACAGCTCAAAAGATGGGTACCTTGGTTTTACTGAATAATCTAGATCCATCCTACACGTCATTTGAAGTAGAG GATCTTGTTTGGTGTGCTCTCAAAGCAAGGGTTGAGGCAAGGATGATAGAATGGAGCCCAGGTTCCAGTAAATACTATG GTAGagcattagttatttttaagaCAAAAGATGCAGCTGAATCTGCAATATATCAGTTGAACAAGAGATGCCTTGTTCTTGGAGAAGGGAG GATTGTCAGTGCCATCAAGGGAACTCTACGTGAGCCTGGCAAGAAAAAAAGATTCACTGGCCATTTGGTCCTTGACAGAGCTGCGCATCAAAGGCAACACCAAGAGATG aGAAATGCAGTATCAACATCACATTGCTCCCAACCCAATACAATTGAGTACGGGATGGCCACTGAATGGATACTGCATTATGAGAAGTCCAATGCATGCTGGAATGCACTATATGAG AAACAAATGAAGGAGATACAAGATGTGAGGAGCAAGCTTAAAATGGACAGGATTTTTTCTGTTGAGTCATTGTCTAATCCTACTtga
- the LOC114375605 gene encoding boron transporter 4-like, protein MESLKKPFKGVINDLRGRAGYYKDDWTSGFYSGTGILAPTTYIFFASSLPVIAFGEQLSRDTDGSLSTVETLASTAICGIIHSILGGQPLLIVGVAEPTIIMYTYLYNFAKNRDSLGQELFLAWAGWVCVWTALLLFLLAIFNAGKIINRFTRIAGEIFGMLITVLFIQEAIKGMVGEFSVPEEGDPTLEKYKFHWLYANGLLGIIFTFGLLYTSLKSRRARSWLYGTGWFRSFIADYGVPFMVVVWTALSFTVPSKVPSGVPRRLTSPLAWESTSLHHWTVIKNMGEVSPAYVFAAFIPALMIAGLYFFDHSVASQMAQQKEFNLRKPSAYHYDILLLALTTLLCGLIGLPPSNGVLPQSPMHSKSLAVLKKQLIRRKMVKSAKESIRQKASKSEIYGKMQAVFMEMDNCPDNHSVVKELEDLKDVVLNGEDKGLNNKSTFDPEKNIDAYLPVRVKEQRVSNLLQSLLVGASVFAMPAIKKIPTSVLWGYFAYMAIDSLPGNQFWERILFLFVTPNRWYKLLEGDHASFIESVPYKYIVFFTLFQCIYFLVCFGVTWIPIAGILFPLPFFLLITLRQHILPKLFKPHHLRELDAAEYEEIVGAPALSFNKSFREVESPRVGSKEIGNAEILDELTTNRGELKVRTVSFGEERNDQVYPDENGSPLTDF, encoded by the exons atggaaagcttaaaaaaacctTTCAAGGGTGTTATAAACGATCTTCGAGGAAGAGCTGGGTACTATAAAGATGATTGGACTTCCGGTTTCTATTCAGGAACTGG gATATTGGCCCCAACTACCTATATTTTCTTTGCTTCTTCTCTTCCTGTAATTGCCTTTGGCGAGCAGCTAAGTAGAGacacag ATGGAAGTTTGAGCACGGTAGAAACACTGGCTTCTACAGCTATTTGCGGAATCATACACTCAATTTTGGGTGGCCAGCCACTCCTAATAGTGGGAGTTGCTGAACCCACTATCATTATGTACACCTACCTGTACAACTTTGCCAAAAATAGGGATTCCTTGGGACAAGAACTCTTTTTAGCTTGGGCCGGATG GGTTTGTGTATGGACTGCTCTCTTGCTGTTTCTTCTAGCAATATTCAATGCTGGCAAAATCATCAATAGATTTACAAGGATTGCGGGTGAGATTTTCGGCATGTTGATCACAGTCTTGTTCATTCAAGAGGCTATCAAG GGAATGGTGGGTGAGTTTAGTGTTCCTGAAGAAGGAGACCCAACATTGGAAAAGTACAAATTTCATTGGCTGTATGCAAATGGATTGCTGGGTATTATATTCACCTTTGGCCTTCTCTACACTTCTTTAAAAAGCAGAAGAGCAAGGTCATGGTTATATGGGACAG GGTGGTTCAGAAGTTTCATTGCAGATTATGGAGTGCCTTTCATGGTGGTGGTGTGGACAGCTCTGTCATTCACAGTACCAAGTAAAGTGCCTTCTGGAGTTCCAAGAAGGCTCACTTCTCCTCTTGCTTGGGAATCCACATCTTTACATCATTGGACAGTAATCAAA AATATGGGGGAGGTTTCTCCGGCATATGTTTTTGCTGCTTTTATTCCCGCTTTAATGATAGCAGGGCTTTACTTCTTTGACCATAGTGTTGCTTCCCAGATGGCACAACAGAAGGAATTCAATCTCAGGAAACCCTCTGCTTACCACTATGATATATTGTTGCTAGCATTAACG acattGCTTTGTGGATTAATTGGCTTACCCCCTTCAAATGGAGTTCTGCCTCAATCCCCTATGCACAGCAAGAGCCTGGCTGTTCTCAAGAAACAG TTGATCCGAAGAAAGATGGTTAAAAGTGCCAAGGAAAGCATAAGGCAGAAAGCTAGCAAGTCTGAAATCTATGGGAAGATGCAAGCAGTGTTCATGGAAATGGATAACTGTCCAGAT AATCATTCAGTGGTCAAAGAACTAGAGGATTTGAAAGATGTTGTTCTAAACGGTGAAGACAAAGGACTCAACAATAAGAGTACCTTTGATCCTGAGAAAAACATTGATGCATATTTGCCTGTCAGAGTAAAAGAGCAGAGAGTGAGCAATCTATTACAATCACTCCTAGTAGGAGCATCAGTCTTTGCTATGCCTGCCATAAAAAAGATACCAACTTCAGTTCTGTGGGGATATTTTGCTTACATGGCCATTGATAGTCTTCCAGGAAATCAATTCTGGGAAAGGATCCTATTTCTTTTTGTAACACCTAATAGGTGGTACAA GTTGCTGGAGGGGGATCATGCTTCCTTTATTGAGTCGGTACCTTACAAATACATAGTCTTCTTCACACTCTTCCAATGTATATATTTCTTGGTTTGTTTTGGAGTGACATGGATTCCCATAGCTGGAATACTGTTCCCCTTGCCTTTCTTTTTGCTGATCACATTGAGGCAGCATATACTCCCCAAGCTGTTCAAGCCTCACCATCTTAGGGAACTAGATGCGGCTGAATATGAAGAAATAGTTGGTGCTCCAGCATTAAGTTTCAATAAATCTTTCAGG GAAGTGGAATCACCCCGAGTTGGATCAAAGGAAATAGGCAATGCTGAAATATTAGATGAGTTAACTACTAATAGAGGGGAGTTGAAGGTCAGAACTGTCAGCTTTGGGGAAGAAAGAAATGACCAG GTTTACCCTGATGAAAATGGATCGCCACTCACAGATTTTTAG